The following are encoded together in the Malaya genurostris strain Urasoe2022 chromosome 3, Malgen_1.1, whole genome shotgun sequence genome:
- the LOC131433990 gene encoding uncharacterized protein LOC131433990, with product MPAIRRFQHLERRLTKDSELKKQYCEFMQEYLDLEHMKLIGSVDGLREEQKPVCYLPHHPVFKESSSTTKVRVVFDGSAKTSTNFSLNDALLTRPVIQDDLLDLMIRFRKHAVALVADIEKMYRQTRVHSEDTPLQRIVWRFNPSEPIQVYELLTVTYGLSPSSFLATRVLKQLALNSARNQKSVSVAVAEDFYMDDFLSGAESIEDAKRLRFGVQTLMAEAGLQLRKWNSNISETLEIAPEGPTILHFEKEPKVITLGVAWETGPDKFCFDVRDIKHGEQWTKRKIFSAIAQLYDPLGLVSPVIAWAKINMQQLWLSSVGWDDPVTVTVNA from the coding sequence ATGCCAGCAATACGAAGATTTCAACATTTGGAAAGGCGGTTGACGAAGGACTCCGAACTGAAGAAGCAGTACTGTGAATTCATGCAAGAATATCTAGATCTGGAACATATGAAGCTCATCGGCTCAGTGGACGGTTTGCGGGAAGAGCAAAAACCAGTTTGTTACCTTCCTCATCATCCAGTTTTCAAGGAATCAAGCTCAACAACAAAGGTGCGAGTCGTGTTCGATGGTTCAGCAAAAACTTCTACGAATTTTTCTCTCAATGATGCGCTTCTTACTAGACCGGTAATACAGGATGATTTGCTAGATCTAATGATACGCTTCCGCAAACACGCTGTCGCTTTGGTTGCCGACATAGAAAAGATGTATCGGCAAACACGCGTACATTCAGAAGATACACCATTGCAGAGAATTGTCTGGCGTTTCAACCCATCAGAGCCGATTCAGGTTTATGAGCTTCTCACTGTCACCTACGGGCTTTCTCCATCGTCGTTCCTGGCAACACGAGTGCTTAAGCAATTGGCTTTGAACAGTGCGAGAAACCAAAAATCAGTATCTGTTGCAGTAGCGGAAGATTTTTATATGGACGATTTTCTATCGGGAGCGGAATCTATTGAAGATGCTAAGCGATTGCGATTCGGTGTTCAAACACTCATGGCGGAAGCAGGACTACAGCTTCGAAAATGGAACTCAAATATCTCAGAAACTTTGGAAATTGCCCCGGAAGGACCCACCAttctacattttgaaaaggaacCGAAGGTGATAACACTAGGAGTTGCCTGGGAGACTGGACCAGATAAGTTTTGCTTCGACGTTCGCGATATCAAACATGGCGAGCAATGGACAAAGCGAAAGATATTTTCGGCGATAGCTCAGTTATACGATCCTCTTGGACTTGTGTCACCTGTTATAGCTTGGGCTAAGATTAACATGCAGCAGCTTTGGTTATCTTCCGTTGGTTGGGATGACCCAGTTACCGTTACTGTAAACGCTTGA
- the LOC131436718 gene encoding probable cyclin-dependent serine/threonine-protein kinase DDB_G0292550 encodes NNNNNNNNNNNNNNNNNNNNNNNNNNNNNNNNNNNNNNNNNNNNNNNNNNNNNNNNNNNNNNNNNNNNNNNNNYNNNNNNNNNNNNNNNNNNNNNNNNNNNNNNNNNNNNNNNNNNNNNNNNNNNNNNNNNNNNNNNNNNNNNNNNNNNNNNNNNNNNNNNNNNNNNNNNNNNNNNNNNNNNNNNNNNNNNNNNNNNNNNNNNNNNNNNNNNNNNNNNNNNNNNNNNNNNNNNNNNNNNNNNNNNNNNNNNNNNNNNNNNNNNNNNNNNNNNNNNNNNNNNNNNNNNNNNNNNNNNNNNNNNNNNNNNNNNNNNNNNNNNNNNNNNNNNNNNNNNNNNNNNNNNNNNNNNNNNNNNNNNNNNNNNNNNNNNNNNNNNNNNNNNNNNNNNNNNNNNNNNNNNNNNNNNNNNNNNNNNNNNNNNNNNNNNNNNNNNNNNNNNNNNNNNNNNNNNNNNNNNNNNNNNNNNNNNNNNNNNNNNNNNNNNNNNNNNNNNNNNNNNNNNNNNNNNNNNNNNNNNNNNNNNNNN; translated from the coding sequence aataataataataataataataataataataataataataataataataataataataataataataataataataataataataataataataataataataataataataataataataataataataataataataataataataataataataataataataataataataataataataataataataataataataataataataataataattataataataataataataataataataataataataataataataataataataataataataataataataataataataataataataataataataataataataataataataataataataataataataataataataataataataataataataataataataataataataataataataataataataataataataataataataataataataataataataataataataataataataataataataataataataataataataataataataataataataataataataataataataataataataataataataataataataataataataataataataataataataataataataataataataataataataataataataataataataataataataataataataataataataataataataataataataataataataataataataataataataataataataataataataataataataataataataataataataataataataataataataataataataataataataataataataataataataataataataataataataataataataataataataataataataataataataataataataataataataataataataataataataataataataataataataataataataataataataataataataataataataataataataataataataataataataataataataataataataataataataataataataataataataataataataataataataataataataataataataataataataataataataataataataataataataataataataataataataataataataataataataataataataataataataataataataataataataataataataataataataataataataataataataataataataataataataataataataataataataataataataataataataataataataataataataataataataataataataataataataataataataataataataataataataataataataataataataataataataataataataataataataataataataataataataataataataataataataataataataataataataataataataataataataataataataataataataataataataataataataataataataataataataataataataataataataataataataataataataataataataataataataataataataataataataataataataat